A single Perca flavescens isolate YP-PL-M2 chromosome 2, PFLA_1.0, whole genome shotgun sequence DNA region contains:
- the LOC114567589 gene encoding ADP-ribosylation factor-binding protein GGA1: protein MATSDRQATLESWLNQATDPNNQEDRWDCIQNFYQLVNQETDGPQVAIRLLAHKIQSPQEKQALQALTVLEACMNNCGKSFHSEAAKFRFLNELIKLLTPKYFGAWTPQKVKDRVTEVLYGWTLWLKEEPKIQEAYCMLKKQGIVKKDPKLPDTVIMAPPTQRTTESVFDQEDKAKLLARLLKSARPEDLEAANRLIKSTIKEEQEKAEKVSKRESTLEEVESSTKQLRELLHQHTITGNSLQPSDDIKALYERCDRLRPSLFRLASDTMDDDVALTQILAANDELTLVVNAYKDRVGKSECNGGRERSRSEENKNNAPESPREIKSYHLIDLSALDSPQTRRKNADSPPSFESFSPMFSSLLESTFHSVAEQDLNELELDNLVSKQTQQTSRSYYEELLQLNGEVQTKKNAEQNGGRGVVLRARGCGGGSTTSDGTNIWSLPYHQQFTESGSTSQSQKQLTEVSGSPVKLEERLFTPQLLQNISVPLETIRPSNLEPITLYDQGGVHVSLHFAKDSPTGYPGVAVVVISTVNTSALHVKDFLFQAAVPKTMLVKLQPASVTHLPPYNPLLPPPAVSQVLLLVNPQKQKVRLCYKLTLTHGDQKLNETGEIDNFPDWTALICH from the exons CCCACAGGTAGCCATTCGCCTTCTTGCCCATAAAATCCAGTCACCACAGGAGAAACAGGCTCTGCAGGCTCTCACT GTTCTCGAGGCATGTATGAACAACTGTGGAAAGAGTTTCCACAGCGAGGCAGCCAAGTTTCGCTTTCTCAATGAGCTCATCAAACTGTTAACACCAAAG TACTTTGGCGCGTGGACTCCCCAGAAAGTTAAGGACCGAGTGACGGAGGTCCTCTACGGCTGGACTCTTTGGCTTAAAGAAGAACCTAAGATTCAGGAAGCTTACTGCATGCTCAAGAAACAAG GTATTGTGAAGAAAGATCCCAAACTACCAGACACAGTTATAATGGCACCTCCAACGCAAAGAACCACAGAATCTGTTTTTGACCAGGAGGACAAGGCcaag CTTCTAGCCAGATTATTAAAAAGTGCTCGCCCTGAAGACCTGGAAGCTGCCAACAGACTCATTAAAAGCACCATCAAAGAG gaGCAGGAGAAGGCAGAGAAAGTGTCAAAGCGCGAATCTACTCTGGAGGAAGTAGAGAGCAGCACCAAACAGCTCAGAGAGCTACTGCACCAGCACACCATCACTGGAAACTCGTTACAGCCCAGTGATGACATAAAG GCCCTGTACGAGCGCTGTGATCGGCTGAGGCCCAGCTTGTTCCGCCTGGCCAGCGACACGATGGACGACGACGTAGCTCTGACGCAGATCCTGGCGGCTAACGACGAGCTAACTCTTGTAGTAAACGCCTATAAAGACCGAGTGGGGAAGAGCGAGTGTAACGGGGGAAGGGAAAGAAGTAGAAGCGAGGAGAATAAAAATAATG CTCCAGAGAGTCCCAGAGAGATTAAAAGCTACCACCTCATCGACCTGTCGGCACTGGACTCTCCACAGACGCGCAGAAAAAATGCGGATTCTCCACCATCCTTTGAATCCTTTTCACCCATGTTTTCCTCTCTTCTGGAAAGTACCTTCCACTCAGTGGCTGAGCAGGACTTAAATGAACTTG AGTTAGATAATCTGGTCTCAAAACAGACTCAACAGACTTCAAGGTCCTATTACGAAGAACTGCTGCAG CTTAATGGAGAGGTTCAGACGAAGAAGAATGCTGAGCAGAATGGAGGGAGAGGTGTTGTGTTGAGAGCCCGTGGATGTGGAGGGGGCAGTACTACATCAGATGGGACTAACATCTG GTCGCTTCCTTACCATCAACAGTTTACAGAGTCAGGATCAACATCCCAGTCGCAGAAACAACTCACTGAAGTGTCGGGATCTCCAGTGAAATTAGAGGAGCGCTTGTTTACCCCACAACTCCTGCAAAACATCTCTGTTCCATTGGAGACCATCAGACCCA GTAATCTTGAGCCGATCACCTTGTACGATCAGGGCGGCGTCCACGTCTCCCTCCATTTTGCCAAAGACTCCCCGACGGGTTATCCAGGTGTCGCTGTGGTCGTCATCTCCACAGTGAACACATCTGCCCTCCATGTGAAAGACTTCCTGTTTCAAGCTGCTGttccaaag ACCATGTTGGTGAAACTTCAGCCTGCCTCAGTGACACACCTACCTCCTTACAACCCTCTCCTGCCCCCGCCCGCCGTCTCCCAGGTCCTCCTATTGGTTAATCCTCAAAAG CAAAAGGTGCGTCTATGCTACAAGTTGACACTGACACATGGAGACCAAAAGCTGAACGAGACCGGAGAGATTGACAACTTTCCTGACTGGACCGCTTTGATCTGCCACTAA